The nucleotide sequence ACGCTAATTGATGAGCAAACGAACGAAACAGTAGCGGCAGGAATGATCGTGTAATCTATTGACTAATTTTTAAAAACAAAACCTTGAAGGATTTAATGAAAACCGCAATTCTTGCTGCTTTAGGAGCTGGGAAAAGAATTATGGAAATATATAACCATGAAAATTTTGGTATAGATTTTAAGAGTGATGATTCGCCTTTAACAAAAGCGGATTTGGCATCTCATAAGATTATAATGACGGCTTTGAAGAAAACAAATATTCCAGTGCTTTCAGAAGAGGGTCGCGATATCGACTATTCCGAGAGAAAGGTTTGGGATCAATTATGGATAGTGGATCCAATTGATGGAACAAAAGAATTTATAAAAAGGAATGGTGAATTTACTGTTAATATTGCTTTGATAGAAAACAAAAAGCCAGTTCTAGGGGTAATATATGTTCCTGCTCTTAAAGATTTATATTTTGCTTCTAGTGATGGTTCTTTTCATGTTAAAGACATAGATTCGAACACCACCTTTGATGATATAGCCGGAAACGCAACAAAAATTCCCGTTTATAAACCAGAAAAGGTATATACTATCGTCTCTAGTAAGTCACACTTGTCTAAAGAAACACAAGATTTTATAGATAAGGTTAAATCACAAAAGGGAGAGATTAAGACAATCTCAAAAGGTAGTTCACTTAAGCTGTGTATGGTAGCTAAAGGTGAAGCCGATTGCTATCCAAGATTTGCCCCCACGATGGAATGGGATACTGCAGCGGGACAAGCTATTTGCTCTTTTGCGGGTAAAAGAGTTATTGACCAAGAGACAGGTGA is from Zunongwangia endophytica and encodes:
- the cysQ gene encoding 3'(2'),5'-bisphosphate nucleotidase CysQ, producing the protein MKTAILAALGAGKRIMEIYNHENFGIDFKSDDSPLTKADLASHKIIMTALKKTNIPVLSEEGRDIDYSERKVWDQLWIVDPIDGTKEFIKRNGEFTVNIALIENKKPVLGVIYVPALKDLYFASSDGSFHVKDIDSNTTFDDIAGNATKIPVYKPEKVYTIVSSKSHLSKETQDFIDKVKSQKGEIKTISKGSSLKLCMVAKGEADCYPRFAPTMEWDTAAGQAICSFAGKRVIDQETGEEMLYNRKDLLNNWFIVQ